In the genome of Bradyrhizobium sp. CIAT3101, one region contains:
- a CDS encoding septation protein A, with product MDKTQPHPLFKLATELGPLLVFFFVNAKFNLFAATGAFMVAIVAAMVASYVVTRHIPIMAIVTGVIVLVFGTLTLVLHDETFIKVKPTIIYGLFAAILGGGLLFGRSFIAVMFDQMFNLTPQGWRILTLRWALFFAGMAVLNEIVWRTQSTDFWVNFKVFGVTPITMIFAIAQMPLTKRYGVEPVSLETSEAEAGDVRKG from the coding sequence ATGGACAAGACCCAGCCGCATCCGCTGTTCAAGCTTGCGACCGAGCTCGGTCCGCTGCTCGTGTTCTTCTTCGTCAATGCGAAGTTCAATCTGTTCGCCGCGACCGGCGCCTTCATGGTCGCGATCGTGGCGGCGATGGTCGCCTCCTACGTGGTGACGCGCCACATCCCGATCATGGCGATCGTGACCGGCGTGATCGTGCTGGTGTTCGGCACGCTGACGCTGGTGCTGCACGACGAGACCTTCATCAAGGTCAAGCCGACCATCATCTACGGGCTGTTTGCCGCGATCCTCGGCGGCGGGCTGTTGTTCGGCCGCTCCTTCATCGCCGTGATGTTCGACCAGATGTTCAATCTGACGCCGCAGGGCTGGCGTATCCTGACGCTGCGCTGGGCGCTGTTCTTCGCCGGCATGGCAGTGCTGAACGAGATCGTCTGGCGCACCCAGAGCACGGACTTCTGGGTGAACTTCAAGGTGTTCGGCGTCACGCCCATCACCATGATCTTCGCCATCGCCCAGATGCCGCTGACCAAGCGCTACGGCGTCGAGCCGGTCTCGCTGGAGACCAGCGAGGCCGAGGCGGGAGATGTGCGGAAGGGGTGA
- a CDS encoding DsbE family thiol:disulfide interchange protein yields the protein MSEQSTSAPPQRRTFLMVLPLLAFIALAVLFWFRLGSGDPSRIPSALIGRPAPQTTLPPLEGLQAGGAQVPGLDPAAFKGKVSLVNVWASWCVPCHDEAPLLTELAGDKRFQMVGINYKDAPDNARRFLGRYGNPFDRVGTDANGRASIEWGVYGVPETFVVGPEGTIVYKLVGPITPENYRAVLLPQMVKALKAGS from the coding sequence ATGAGCGAGCAATCGACCTCGGCACCGCCGCAGCGCCGCACCTTTCTGATGGTGCTGCCGCTGCTCGCCTTCATCGCCCTTGCCGTGCTGTTCTGGTTCCGGCTCGGCAGCGGCGATCCTTCGCGCATTCCGTCCGCGCTGATCGGCCGGCCCGCGCCGCAGACCACGCTGCCGCCGCTCGAGGGATTGCAGGCCGGCGGCGCGCAGGTGCCCGGGCTCGATCCCGCCGCGTTCAAGGGCAAGGTCAGCCTCGTCAATGTCTGGGCGTCGTGGTGCGTGCCCTGTCACGACGAAGCGCCGCTGCTGACCGAGCTCGCCGGCGACAAGCGCTTTCAGATGGTCGGCATCAATTACAAGGATGCGCCCGACAACGCGCGGCGTTTCCTCGGCCGCTACGGCAACCCGTTCGACCGCGTCGGCACCGACGCCAACGGCCGTGCCTCGATCGAGTGGGGCGTCTATGGCGTGCCGGAGACCTTCGTCGTCGGCCCCGAGGGTACCATCGTCTACAAGCTGGTCGGCCCGATCACGCCGGAGAATTACAGGGCGGTGCTGCTGCCGCAGATGGTGAAGGCGTTGAAGGCGGGGAGCTGA
- the ccmD gene encoding heme exporter protein CcmD produces the protein MTMSLGPYASFIVTSYAAAAIVVAILIGWVIIDYRNQTQRLRALDRSGVTRRSGRSATDTPRTTT, from the coding sequence ATGACGATGTCGCTTGGTCCCTACGCGTCCTTCATCGTGACATCCTATGCGGCCGCAGCCATCGTCGTTGCGATCCTGATCGGCTGGGTCATCATCGACTATCGCAACCAGACGCAGCGTTTGCGCGCGCTCGACCGCAGCGGCGTCACCCGCCGCTCGGGCCGCAGCGCGACGGACACACCAAGAACGACGACATGA
- a CDS encoding heme ABC transporter permease has translation MTLIDLANPTRFLALSARVLPWLAAATVILLAIGLYQSAYAPDDYQQGATVKIMFIHVPNAWLSMFVWGVMSVASLGTLVWRHPLADVAAKAAAPIGAAFTFLALLTGSLWGRPMWGTYWEWDARLTSVLILFLMYLGLMALWRAVEDPSRAARAAAVLTLVGAINLPIIKFSVDWWNTLHQPASVMRMGGSTLDKSFLIPLLVMAIAFTLLFVTLHLAAMRNEILRRRVRSLQMMQASRVAFSSELSPGSRQGNASEGAA, from the coding sequence ATGACGCTGATCGACCTCGCCAATCCCACCAGGTTCCTCGCGCTCTCAGCGCGGGTGCTGCCGTGGCTCGCGGCCGCGACCGTCATCCTGCTCGCGATCGGCCTCTATCAATCGGCGTACGCGCCCGACGATTATCAGCAGGGCGCGACCGTGAAGATCATGTTCATCCACGTGCCCAATGCGTGGCTGTCGATGTTCGTCTGGGGCGTGATGAGCGTGGCTTCACTGGGAACATTGGTTTGGCGGCATCCGCTCGCCGACGTCGCCGCGAAAGCCGCAGCTCCCATCGGCGCAGCCTTCACCTTCCTGGCGCTGCTCACGGGCTCGCTGTGGGGCCGCCCCATGTGGGGCACCTATTGGGAATGGGATGCGCGGCTGACGTCGGTGCTGATTCTCTTTCTGATGTATCTCGGCCTGATGGCGCTGTGGCGCGCGGTGGAAGATCCCTCGCGCGCGGCACGTGCGGCCGCCGTGCTGACGCTGGTCGGCGCGATCAATCTGCCGATCATCAAATTCTCGGTCGATTGGTGGAATACGCTGCATCAACCGGCCTCGGTGATGCGCATGGGCGGCTCGACGCTCGACAAATCGTTCCTGATTCCGCTTCTCGTGATGGCGATCGCATTCACGCTGCTGTTCGTCACGCTTCACCTGGCTGCGATGCGCAACGAGATTCTGCGACGCCGTGTCCGCTCGCTGCAGATGATGCAGGCGAGCCGCGTCGCGTTTTCAAGCGAGTTGAGCCCCGGTTCGCGTCAAGGAAACGCGTCAGAGGGAGCTGCATGA
- the ccmB gene encoding heme exporter protein CcmB, whose amino-acid sequence MTALAALIRRDIRIALRVGGGALIGVLFFLTVVVLMPFAVGPDLALLSRLGPAILWLGALLASLLTLDRLFMADHEDGSLDLITMSRTPLELACAAKALAHWLAAGLPLIVATPVLGLLLNLDMVATGAVALTLLAGTPALTFTGMIGAALAVTLHRGGLLMAVLVLPLSIPVLIFGVAASQAAIVGPMTFGAPFSILCALSLVSLVIGPFAAAASLKHGLD is encoded by the coding sequence ATGACCGCCCTCGCCGCCCTCATTCGCCGCGACATCCGGATCGCGCTCCGCGTTGGCGGCGGGGCGCTGATCGGCGTGCTGTTCTTCCTGACCGTGGTGGTGCTGATGCCGTTCGCGGTGGGGCCGGACCTGGCGCTGTTGTCGCGGCTGGGACCGGCGATCCTGTGGCTCGGGGCACTGCTGGCGAGCCTGCTGACGCTGGACCGGCTGTTCATGGCCGACCACGAGGACGGCTCGCTCGACCTGATCACGATGAGCCGGACGCCTCTGGAACTGGCCTGCGCGGCCAAGGCGCTGGCGCATTGGCTGGCGGCCGGCCTGCCGCTGATTGTCGCAACCCCGGTGCTGGGCCTCTTGCTCAACCTCGACATGGTCGCGACCGGTGCAGTGGCGCTGACGCTGCTAGCGGGCACGCCGGCGCTGACCTTTACCGGCATGATCGGCGCGGCGCTGGCGGTGACCCTGCATCGCGGCGGCCTCTTGATGGCCGTGCTGGTGCTGCCGTTGTCGATTCCGGTCCTGATCTTCGGGGTTGCGGCCTCGCAGGCCGCGATCGTCGGCCCCATGACGTTCGGCGCGCCGTTCTCGATCCTCTGCGCACTGTCGCTGGTCAGCCTCGTGATCGGCCCGTTTGCGGCGGCGGCGAGCCTGAAACATGGACTGGACTGA
- a CDS encoding IS481 family transposase, which yields MPFHEVSRMDARSEFVVLASDEGANVRQLCRRFGISPTTGYKWLERWRAAGMSGLQEQSRRPQTSPARSAAAIEEAVLALRAEHPAWGGRKIARRLKDLGQEAVPSPSTVTAILKRHGVELGKFGGGSPTFTRFERSRSNELWQMDFKGHVAMHTGRLHPLTVLDDHSRFSVTLAACADQQTETVRQHLIAAFRRYGLPERMITDNGSPWGDGPGSPFTPLGVWLIEHGVKISHSRPYHPQTMGKDERFHRSLKAEVLSAPAFADIAAAQRAFERWRTVYNTQRPHEALQLAVPASRYQPSPRDYVETIAPFEYAPNDAVRRVQQSGHVSFRGRNLKVPKAFRGKDIAFRPTMEDGVFDVLFRTQTIATADIRPLDGRLESVHDVSEHLSTFSPV from the coding sequence ATGCCGTTCCACGAGGTGTCCCGGATGGACGCGAGATCGGAGTTTGTCGTGCTGGCCTCGGACGAGGGAGCCAATGTTCGGCAGTTGTGCCGTCGGTTCGGCATCAGCCCGACGACCGGCTACAAGTGGCTGGAGCGTTGGCGAGCGGCCGGGATGAGCGGGCTTCAAGAGCAGTCGCGGCGGCCACAGACGTCGCCGGCACGCAGTGCTGCGGCGATCGAGGAGGCCGTGCTTGCGCTTCGAGCCGAGCATCCGGCCTGGGGCGGGCGGAAGATCGCCAGGCGGCTGAAGGATCTGGGGCAGGAAGCCGTTCCGTCGCCCTCGACGGTGACGGCAATCCTGAAGCGTCATGGGGTGGAACTGGGCAAGTTTGGTGGCGGCTCGCCCACCTTCACTCGCTTCGAGCGGTCGCGGTCGAACGAGTTGTGGCAGATGGACTTCAAGGGCCACGTGGCCATGCACACCGGCCGGCTTCATCCATTGACCGTGCTCGACGATCATTCGCGCTTTTCGGTGACACTGGCGGCGTGCGCCGACCAGCAGACCGAGACGGTCAGGCAGCACCTCATCGCGGCCTTCCGCCGCTATGGCCTGCCCGAGAGGATGATCACCGACAACGGTTCGCCCTGGGGCGACGGTCCGGGCAGCCCGTTTACCCCGCTTGGCGTCTGGTTGATCGAGCATGGCGTCAAGATCAGCCATTCCCGGCCCTATCATCCGCAGACCATGGGCAAGGACGAGCGCTTCCACCGCAGCCTCAAGGCCGAAGTGTTGTCGGCTCCTGCCTTCGCCGATATCGCTGCCGCTCAGCGGGCTTTCGAGCGATGGCGTACCGTCTATAACACGCAACGGCCGCACGAAGCGCTCCAGCTCGCAGTGCCGGCCAGCCGCTATCAACCGAGCCCGCGCGATTATGTCGAGACGATCGCGCCCTTCGAATACGCACCAAACGACGCTGTGCGCCGGGTTCAGCAGAGCGGTCACGTCAGCTTCCGCGGTCGCAATCTCAAAGTCCCGAAGGCCTTCCGCGGCAAAGACATCGCATTCCGGCCAACCATGGAGGATGGCGTCTTCGACGTCCTCTTCAGAACCCAGACGATTGCAACCGCCGACATCCGACCTCTCGACGGACGGCTCGAAAGTGTCCACGATGTCTCCGAACACCTGTCCACCTTCTCCCCGGTCTGA
- the ccmA gene encoding heme ABC exporter ATP-binding protein CcmA produces the protein MQLSGRGVTCVRGGREVFSGLDFEAVSGEAVAVTGRNGSGKTSLLRLIAGLLIPAGGTIVLDGGDADMTLPEQCHYLGHRDALKPALSVAENLSFWADFLGGERGDATQSLATVGLDHATHLPAAFLSAGQRRRLSLARLLTVRRPVWLLDEPTNALDAAGQDMFGGLMRDHLARGGMIIAATHGPLGIESRELRIGVTA, from the coding sequence ATGCAGCTGTCCGGACGCGGGGTGACTTGCGTGCGGGGCGGCCGCGAGGTGTTTTCGGGGCTCGATTTCGAGGCGGTCTCCGGCGAAGCCGTGGCGGTGACGGGGCGCAACGGATCGGGCAAAACCTCGCTGCTGCGGCTGATTGCCGGCCTGCTCATTCCGGCCGGCGGCACAATCGTACTGGACGGGGGCGACGCCGACATGACGCTGCCCGAGCAATGCCACTATCTCGGCCACCGCGATGCCCTCAAGCCCGCGCTGAGCGTGGCTGAAAATCTGTCATTCTGGGCTGATTTTCTAGGCGGCGAGCGCGGCGACGCCACTCAAAGCCTCGCCACCGTCGGCCTCGACCACGCCACCCATCTGCCCGCGGCCTTCCTGTCGGCCGGACAGCGCCGCCGGCTGTCGCTGGCCCGGCTGCTGACGGTCCGCCGCCCGGTCTGGCTGCTGGACGAACCGACCAATGCGCTGGATGCCGCCGGCCAGGACATGTTCGGCGGGTTGATGCGAGACCATCTCGCCCGCGGCGGGATGATTATTGCCGCAACGCATGGGCCGCTCGGCATCGAATCGCGGGAGCTGCGGATCGGGGTGACGGCATGA
- the acnA gene encoding aconitate hydratase AcnA: MTSLDSFKCKKTLKVGAKTYVYYSLPTAEKNGLKGISKLPYSMKVLLENLLRNEDGRSVKKEDIVAVSKWLRKKSLEHEIAFRPARVLMQDFTGVPAVVDLAAMRNAMQKLGGDAEKINPLVPVDLVIDHSVIVNFFGDNKAFGKNVAEEYKQNQERYEFLKWGQKAFSNFSVVPPGTGICHQVNLEYLSQTVWTKKEKMTVGKKTGTFEVAYPDSLVGTDSHTTMVNGLAVLGWGVGGIEAEACMLGQPLSMLLPNVVGFKLKGAMKEGVTATDLVLTVTQMLRKLGVVGKFVEFFGPGLDNLSVADKATIANMAPEYGATCGFFPVDAAAIDYLKTSGRAAPRVALVQAYAKAQGLFRTAKSADPVFTETLTLDLADVVPSMAGPKRPEGRIALPSVAEGFSLALGTEYKKAEEPNKRFAVEGKNYEIGHGDVVIAAITSCTNTSNPSVLIGAGLLARNAAAKGLKAKPWVKTSLAPGSQVVAGYLADSGLQADLDKVGFNLVGFGCTTCIGNSGPLPEEISKSINDNGIVAAAVLSGNRNFEGRVSPDVQANYLASPPLVVAHALAGSVTKNLAVEPLGEGKDGKPVYLKDIWPTTKEINAFMKKFVTASIFKKKYADVFKGDTNWRKIKTVESETYRWNMSSTYVQNPPYFDGMKKEPEPVTDIVEARILAMFGDKITTDHISPAGSIKLTSPAGKYLSEHQVRPADFNQYGTRRGNHEVMMRGTFANIRIKNFMLKGADGNIPEGGLTKHWPDGEQMSIYDAAMKYQQEQVPLVVFAGAEYGNGSSRDWAAKGTRLLGVRAVICQSFERIHRSNLVGMGVLPLTFEDGTSWSSLGLKGDEKVTLRGLVGDLKPRQKLTAEIVSGDGSLQRVSLLCRIDTLDELDYYRNGGILHYVLRKLAA, from the coding sequence ATGACCTCGCTCGACAGCTTCAAATGCAAAAAGACCCTCAAGGTCGGCGCCAAGACCTATGTGTATTACAGCCTGCCCACGGCCGAGAAGAATGGTCTGAAGGGAATTTCGAAACTTCCCTATTCGATGAAGGTCCTGCTCGAGAACCTCCTCCGCAATGAGGACGGCCGCTCGGTCAAGAAAGAGGACATCGTCGCGGTCTCGAAGTGGCTGCGCAAGAAGTCGCTGGAGCATGAGATCGCATTCCGCCCGGCGCGCGTGTTGATGCAGGATTTCACCGGCGTGCCGGCTGTGGTCGATCTCGCCGCGATGCGCAACGCGATGCAGAAGCTCGGCGGCGATGCCGAGAAGATCAATCCGCTGGTCCCCGTCGATCTCGTCATCGACCACTCCGTGATCGTGAACTTCTTCGGTGACAACAAGGCTTTCGGCAAGAACGTCGCCGAGGAGTACAAGCAGAACCAGGAGCGCTACGAGTTCCTGAAGTGGGGCCAGAAGGCGTTCTCGAACTTCTCAGTCGTGCCGCCCGGCACCGGCATCTGCCACCAGGTCAATCTCGAATATCTCTCCCAGACGGTGTGGACCAAGAAGGAGAAGATGACGGTCGGCAAGAAGACCGGCACCTTCGAGGTCGCCTATCCCGACTCGCTCGTCGGCACCGACTCCCACACCACCATGGTCAACGGTCTCGCCGTGCTCGGCTGGGGCGTCGGCGGCATCGAGGCGGAAGCCTGCATGCTCGGCCAGCCGCTGTCGATGCTGCTGCCCAACGTCGTCGGCTTCAAGCTGAAGGGCGCGATGAAGGAAGGCGTCACCGCGACCGACCTCGTGCTGACCGTCACGCAGATGCTGCGCAAGCTCGGCGTGGTCGGCAAGTTCGTCGAGTTCTTCGGCCCCGGCCTCGACAATCTCTCCGTCGCCGACAAGGCGACCATCGCCAACATGGCGCCGGAATATGGTGCGACCTGCGGCTTCTTCCCGGTCGACGCTGCCGCGATCGATTACCTCAAGACCTCCGGCCGCGCCGCACCGCGCGTCGCGCTGGTGCAGGCCTATGCGAAGGCACAAGGGCTCTTCCGCACCGCCAAGTCGGCTGATCCGGTGTTCACGGAAACGCTGACGCTCGATCTCGCCGACGTCGTGCCGTCGATGGCCGGTCCGAAGCGTCCCGAAGGCCGCATCGCGCTGCCGTCGGTCGCCGAAGGCTTTTCGCTCGCGCTCGGCACCGAGTACAAGAAGGCGGAGGAGCCCAACAAGCGCTTTGCCGTCGAGGGCAAGAACTACGAGATCGGCCATGGCGACGTCGTGATCGCCGCCATCACCTCCTGCACCAACACCTCGAACCCGAGCGTGCTGATCGGCGCCGGCCTCCTGGCGCGCAACGCCGCCGCCAAGGGCCTGAAGGCAAAGCCGTGGGTGAAGACTTCGCTGGCTCCGGGCAGCCAGGTGGTCGCGGGCTATCTCGCCGATTCCGGCCTGCAGGCAGATCTCGACAAGGTCGGCTTCAACCTGGTCGGCTTCGGCTGCACCACCTGCATCGGCAATTCCGGCCCGCTGCCGGAAGAGATCTCGAAGTCGATCAACGACAACGGCATCGTCGCCGCCGCCGTGCTCTCCGGTAACCGCAACTTCGAAGGCCGCGTCTCGCCGGACGTGCAGGCGAACTATCTGGCCTCGCCGCCGCTGGTCGTCGCACACGCGCTCGCCGGCAGCGTCACCAAGAACCTTGCCGTCGAGCCGCTCGGCGAAGGCAAGGACGGCAAGCCGGTGTACCTCAAGGACATCTGGCCGACGACGAAGGAGATCAACGCTTTCATGAAGAAGTTCGTGACCGCGTCGATCTTCAAGAAGAAGTATGCCGACGTGTTCAAGGGCGACACCAACTGGCGCAAGATCAAGACGGTCGAGAGCGAGACCTATCGCTGGAACATGTCGTCGACCTATGTGCAGAACCCGCCCTATTTCGACGGCATGAAGAAGGAGCCGGAGCCCGTCACCGATATCGTCGAGGCGCGCATCCTCGCCATGTTCGGCGACAAGATCACCACCGACCACATCTCGCCGGCCGGTTCGATCAAGCTCACCTCGCCTGCTGGCAAATATCTCAGCGAGCACCAGGTGCGTCCCGCCGACTTCAACCAGTACGGCACGCGTCGCGGCAACCATGAAGTCATGATGCGCGGCACCTTCGCCAACATCCGCATCAAGAACTTCATGCTGAAGGGCGCGGATGGAAACATTCCGGAAGGCGGTCTCACCAAGCACTGGCCCGACGGCGAGCAGATGTCGATCTACGACGCCGCGATGAAGTACCAGCAGGAGCAGGTGCCGCTGGTGGTGTTCGCGGGCGCCGAATACGGCAACGGCTCGTCGCGCGACTGGGCCGCGAAGGGCACGCGTCTTCTCGGCGTTCGCGCCGTGATCTGCCAGAGCTTCGAGCGCATCCATCGCTCCAACCTGGTCGGCATGGGCGTGCTGCCGCTGACCTTCGAGGACGGCACCTCCTGGTCGTCGCTCGGCCTGAAGGGCGACGAGAAGGTCACGCTGCGTGGCCTGGTCGGCGACCTGAAGCCGCGCCAGAAGCTGACCGCGGAAATCGTCTCCGGCGACGGTTCGTTGCAGCGCGTTTCGCTGCTTTGCCGCATCGATACGCTGGACGAGCTCGATTACTACCGGAACGGCGGTATCCTGCACTATGTGCTGCGCAAGCTCGCGGCCTAA
- a CDS encoding DUF1223 domain-containing protein, whose protein sequence is MTGMMASHLVSRWSGALWSGALGICAIVAVIRPAQADPRAVVELFTSQGCSSCPPADKVIGDLAKDPSIIALSMPIDYWDYLGWKDTLADSRFSARQRAYSRMRGDREVYTPQVVVNGATHVIGSDRAGIESAIGKTDAGTGVMSVPVTMSLAGKQINVSVAASKEPAISHGEVWICSIAKSVPIEISRGENRGQQITYHNVVRNLLKVGDWNGHPESWTVPLENLTSRDGVDGAVVYVQDGSREKPGAMLGAAYTSLH, encoded by the coding sequence ATGACTGGAATGATGGCTTCTCATTTGGTTTCGCGATGGTCCGGCGCACTTTGGTCGGGAGCGCTCGGCATCTGCGCAATCGTCGCTGTCATCCGTCCCGCCCAGGCCGATCCCCGCGCCGTGGTCGAGCTCTTCACGTCGCAGGGCTGCTCGTCCTGCCCGCCCGCCGACAAGGTCATCGGCGACCTCGCCAAGGATCCTTCGATCATCGCGCTGAGCATGCCGATCGACTATTGGGACTATCTCGGCTGGAAGGACACGCTGGCGGATTCACGTTTCTCGGCGCGGCAGCGCGCCTATTCACGCATGCGCGGTGACCGCGAGGTCTACACGCCGCAGGTCGTGGTCAACGGCGCCACCCACGTCATCGGCAGCGATCGCGCCGGCATCGAAAGCGCGATCGGCAAGACCGACGCGGGCACAGGCGTGATGAGCGTGCCGGTGACGATGTCGCTGGCAGGCAAACAGATCAACGTGTCGGTGGCGGCGAGCAAGGAGCCGGCGATCTCGCACGGCGAGGTCTGGATCTGCTCGATTGCGAAGTCGGTGCCGATCGAAATCAGCCGCGGCGAAAATCGCGGTCAGCAGATCACCTACCACAACGTCGTGCGCAATCTGCTCAAGGTCGGCGACTGGAACGGACATCCGGAAAGCTGGACGGTCCCGCTGGAGAATCTCACCTCGCGCGATGGCGTCGACGGCGCGGTGGTCTATGTCCAGGACGGCAGCCGCGAGAAGCCCGGTGCGATGCTGGGCGCGGCGTACACGTCGCTGCACTGA